A portion of the Burkholderia pseudomultivorans genome contains these proteins:
- a CDS encoding type II secretion system protein — MSRSGRGVARASRARRRGRQRGLVLLALLIALMLMSIALAGALDVWSLQRRREQERQLLFAGDQYRKAIVGYYRLARAYPQTVDDLLEDTRFAKPMHHLRRAYPDPVSGKNDWSFLWRADRFYGVYSSSEGATIKRAGFPDRYMDFEGAETYRQWKFLYLAPGLSAPASDAAAAPAMPASAPSLSGFPGGALPGQRPGGLY, encoded by the coding sequence ATGAGCCGGTCCGGACGCGGCGTCGCGCGCGCGTCGCGTGCCCGTCGCCGCGGGCGGCAGCGCGGGCTCGTGCTGCTTGCGCTGCTGATCGCGCTGATGCTGATGTCGATCGCGCTGGCCGGCGCGCTGGACGTCTGGTCGCTGCAGCGGCGCCGCGAGCAGGAGCGGCAGCTGCTGTTCGCCGGCGACCAGTACCGCAAGGCCATCGTCGGCTATTACCGGCTCGCGCGCGCGTACCCGCAAACGGTCGACGATCTGCTGGAAGACACGCGCTTCGCGAAACCCATGCACCACCTGCGCCGCGCATATCCCGATCCGGTCAGCGGCAAGAACGACTGGTCGTTCCTGTGGCGGGCCGACCGCTTCTACGGCGTGTACAGCAGTTCGGAGGGCGCAACCATCAAGCGCGCGGGATTTCCGGATCGATACATGGACTTCGAGGGCGCCGAGACCTATCGGCAATGGAAGTTCCTGTATCTCGCACCCGGGTTGTCCGCGCCGGCCAGTGATGCGGCGGCTGCACCGGCGATGCCGGCCAGCGCGCCGAGCCTGTCCGGTTTTCCGGGCGGCGCGCTGCCCGGACAGCGCCCGGGCGGCCTGTATTGA